ccctcctcctcctcctcctcctcctcctcctcttcttcttcttccatcctcccatcctcctctccctcgctgcTCTACTGTAGCGGTGGTGACCGCATCACCACACCCGCAgactgtttacacacacacacacacacacacacacacacaggaaataaaGGGTTAACGAGCCCTCCACACAGGCTTACGTTACTTCAAAAGAAGAACACACGAATCGGATGTGGGAGGCAAAGACACCTGAGCTACAGTACTGACAGACCCGTCGAAGCCCAGACAGGTCATAGCCACACCagacacaccggggggggggggggggggggggggggtgctgcagcAGAGTATCTGAGTGTGGGATGCGTTTAATACGCAGCTAAGCAGTCGGTGTGTAGCAACCTCTGGCCAACAATAAGGATACCCTttgaaaaagcccccccccccctcccacccctttCAGCGGTGAAATCAGTCGGCTGCACCGCCGCCGCGTTTCCAGATTTACGACTTTAAAAGAAGGCAAACCGGCCCTTTTGTGATTTTACAACTAGACGTCCTTCCCTCCTTTATGGCAGCGCCGAGGGTCGAGGTGACACATGGCGAGTTTCCTGCCGCGTCGGCCAATTTCTCACAttcaacacaaaaccacacGCCACACAGATTCTGCGACCGCCACTCCTCCTtttcacgtggggggggggacggggtcGGCGTGCAGTCCCACCAGCTGAAGAGCTGGCGCATACGTGTGCATGACCTGTTAAATTGCCCTTTAGGACCCTCAGATGGTCCTTTGGCATGACACCACACGGACCCGCCCCCTTTTTACTCCCTGCCGATGTGTTATTGGTTAATGCGCCGGGGCGGTGACAGTgagtgaggatgaggaggaggaggaggaaacacggGGAGGAACGCgttgaataattcaaatgtttccTCAAGTATCAACAGATTCAAGCTGCTGGTTTTTGTGATTTTAGCAAATTTATTCATCATCCGAGTAGATAAATGGAAAGCAGCAGAAATGATGAAATTAGTTTTTAGCAAGGCAATTTATCTACTACTAATGAAATGAACCATTGAAACTTAAAAACAAACCGAGACTCGACCGCTGCAGTGAACGCTACGTCgtgatacatacatacagggGGTGAGAAAACGGTGACATTTATTGCTGGAAGCCTCTGAAggggaggacccccccccccccccccccgctggttcCTGGACCCCTACTTTGGGAACCTTGGGTTCACACTACTAGGCAGTGGCTCATTCGCTGCCAGTACAGCcgagctgttgtgtgtgtgtgtgtgtgtgtgtgtgtgccatagatagcatgttcatttaatgagTGGATAATAATATCCCCCTCCATGTCCAATGAACTGTGGGTTGAGGGCATCGGCCAGGGgcagggcggggggagggggagggcgttACAACACAATAGGAGTGTTGGGGAGTGTGGGAACCGATTCTCCCTGGGACAATAGGCCACTTCCCAGCAGCCACGGCGCTCGCTATCAGCTGCGGGGCCGGCGTAGCACGGCGCTGAATGATATGCGCCAGCTCAGCACAATGCGGCTTTCTCCCAAACAAGACCAGACTGTTTCCTATCCCAAAGACAACACAGGCCGGCTCTAGCCTACACACAGGCCCATTCTCACACCGGCGGTCTCTTTCCGGGTCTGCATCGCTCTCTCGCTGTCACACGCACCAACAAGGACGGGGACTGTGGAGACGGGCCGGGGGCCCCGCCGTGCCCGTAAGCAGGCCACCGGTTCCCCTCCGcctgggctgctgctgctgctgctgctgctgccggtcgGCGAGATATTCTGGGCTGAAATGCTATTAGTGTAACCCAGTTTACCCAGTACCAGTTGGCTGCTGGAAGAGCAGCTCCGATGAGCCCTCAGggacacacgcatgcacacacgcgcacacacacacacacacactctcaaggGCAATGCACAACGACAAAAAGGAGGGGGAAGAAAGATGGGGCGGAAACGGGAGCAAGGTGATGAAAGACTTGAACTCGATGTGATGAATTCTACCGTCAAGAGGAATAAGCGCTGTCcgagtttctctgtgtgtaagtgtgtgtgtgtgtgtccctagaAGGGACTCTGGTGTGACCCAAACTCAAACCTGTGCACAACCTTTCCTTTTGTGTACGTGCCCCCTGGTTGCTGCGGCAACGCAGCCTGAGAACCAGaagagggggcggagcttagtgggacagagaggagcaACCCAGAGTAGCTCTTGAATGTCACTGCTTTGACAttgagtttaaaatgtaaatttaccTGACAACATATCAAAGATCTCACTCATTATCATAAACACTTGAATTACATGTTTGCTTATTTTCTTTTAAGACAGAACCAATAAATATCTTTATGACCAGATATAAACGTTTGAACCCACTAACTCCACTAAACAAATAACTGTTAAATTTTACcaacatcaaaaataaaagacagcATTTAATGATTTCCATATTTATCAGCCGGGTCAAGTACAATTTATTTGAAAGTTGCCAAAGgggattatttttgtttaaactcATCTTCATAACTTCCACATATCTCATTTCAAGTCTGATCACATGAATCAAAAGACTTTGTAACTACTAAAGCTGTCTTTAGTACATAGCCATAGTACATTATAGTTTTTTTCAAGCATTACTTATTAATATGTTTCACCTGAGGCCAAAACATATTGTGTTGCAAAGCACCATTTGATGGTGTCAAATATTTAATGTCTTCAGCAACCACATTCATCATAGTGttctatattttttatttatgtattacaTAATTCGTTTGAAGTGGAAATGATGTACACATGTATGTGTCCTTCTCGTCGTCGTAGAGGAACGGTCGCATAATAGTGACACAGCCTGTTAGCAACTTAGCTTTAGCAATTAGCTATTTAGCTAACAGGCTGCGGTCTCGTTTGGAGACAGCGTCGCTTAATAAAAACTCCTCATTCAGAAACACGCCGTTAGTGGACAGTCTGCTCGCGTGTGCGCGGGTCTCCGTCGGGTGAGAACTCGGCAGCGGGTGACTTTATTCTGCTTTACTCCACTTATTCTGGCGTCATGGCTGCCATGTCAGAGGCTCCCCTTCTCTCGTTTCCTCGCGTCCAGTCTTCCTACCTGCATGGAGTCGGCGCTGATTATTTCTCCCTGAAGCCGTCTTCCGATCTCGATCGCCAGCTTGGACTTTCCGGTGCCGGTGGCTCCCAGAATCACCACCACGGACGGGACCATCGCTCGCCGAAAGGCACGCTGCACGCCGCGAGCGGACGCCGCCATGATGCCGCTCTCCCTCGGCGCCCGGCTGACGGCATCGCGCATGCGCAGCGGGCGCGGAGATGCGAGGTGGGCTGCGTTACTATGGCAACAGGCAGCCGTTACTGTGGCAACGGCGACTGATGGGGTTTTCGTCTTGTGAGACTAAATAAGCTATTTAGAAATGTCGGTAAATCCTATTGTTAAGCGCAATTTGCATGTTAATAGGATCAAAACCAGATTAGCCATCTCCAGTCAATAAGGTGTAGGAGCGGACCCATCGCTTATTGCCGCAGTTGTGAACTGCTCAGACTGTTGGGTTGCATTTATGAAATGCCTCTACATGGAAGAATCGCagcatatttatatttgtttctaTGGAAACTGCCGGggctctgcagcagagagcatAGAtggccgttgccatggcaaagATGCCAGGATCAGTTACCTTGGAGACCGCCCAGAGCAAACAGCGTATGGGGAGATGTGCGTTCACTCATACAggtgtttttaatgaaatacatgTGTTCAAATAATTATCCTCTTCATAATAACAACCTGGATTTAAATGTATCAATAGGTGTCATAAGATGCATTCTTGTGGcgggaaagaaacaaaagcacacGTCATTTATGATGTCAAACCatgaatttattatttttcttactTACTCTTCATACATAGAGGCTTATGAGGTACAGAAAAAAGTGCTGAAACAAGGCTCCAAAACCACCATTATTAAACTCTCAAAGTAAGAAAACATCCACTGCTAACGTGACAACAGCAGAGATCAGTGACCaatacaatttttatttttaattgtgcaAACCACTGCTGTGGTTGGTTATTGAGGTGGGGGGGATGTGGGCCAATGGTGGTCTGTGCTGAATTAattagcaaaaacaaaaagtaattcaCAGGATTTAAGGGGACATTGACGACGACATCCCGAGTCCTCTGATATAACGCTGTGTTTCCATCCGTGTGGGTCTCGGCTTGTGTTGCATATACAGCAGATTAAAGCGGGCTGGGTTTTCCCTCAAGCACAGTTTATGGCCCAATCAAAAGAGCTACAGGCTACGTGGGAGTTTCCTGAGTGCTGGTTAGATCAAAGCATGCTACTTGTCGTGACCGAGTCATTTACAGTACTAGTTCAAGGGCTACAGTGTTCTGTCGCATGGCTTATGGGAACAATAGAGAGCAAAAAAAGCAGCAACGTCACTGAAGGCTAAACACAGCCAGAAGTTTAATCGGTAGATCCTCTTAAGTCCTCTCACTCCCCCACCCACCAGATTTAAGAGAGTGCTGCAGCTATAGTGATTGGATTGAAGCATTTCAGGTGCTTCCCGAAAAAGGAGCCCGCGCAACGTTCAGCACATCACCACCAATAGAGCCCTGCCAGCCGCGATAACGAAAACAGTCATTAGctcacactgaaacacaactCTGTAGGAAAATATAGTATAAAACTTTTGTCAACttgtacaaataaaataaaccccagagacaaaaaaaatgtactgaACGGTAAAGAAGACAAGTAGGcattgcaacaacaacaaaaagtgtcTAGTGTGATCAATGTttagtaaatgttttattttgactcCGTTTTTCCATCAtcattttattaacaaaaataGAAGCTTTGAGTCATCTTTGAAAAGCCAGCAAGCCTGGCCCCGGTTTAGGACGCAGGGCCGAACAAAAACTAGGACGAGTACGGTAGACCGCTCTGGTTTTGGAAGGGACTGTACAGTAAGGGATAGTCTACGCACGCTGAAAGGCTTCTATAGGCATTACATCGAATGCAAAACAATTTACAAATATATCAGACCTCATTGGGCTTCATCTCAAAAGCAAAAGTTGGCATTTTTTTGGATGTTGCTTAAAACAAACTGATTTAAATCGAAGCCATTCCCCAAGTTTCTTTTGGTTGATCATCTGAAGCCAACATTCATCTTTTGGCTGGTCTCCATGGCAcgaaaataacaacaaataaagaattTTATAGTGTTTTTTGCAGATGTTGATTGAAAACAGGACAAATCTCAAAACAATGCCTTTGTGCATTTCCAAATCTTCTCCAAAACAATGCAACAAAACTGGTCGTCATGGTGGCCCCGGGCCCCCCGTTTAAAACCTGCAGGCACAGACCTGAGCGCGCCTCCAGAGGTGCAGAACGTATTGTTGTAACATCTCTGACGCATGGCTCAGTCTCCATGTGACGACGGGAGCTCcagattcaaaaagaaaaagaaaaaaaaaaaagagtgaacagAAGAAgcgggaagaagaaaaaaaaaaaacagaaaataaaatacaaaaaaggagcATAAACCAAGGCACAACCCATGACAACATGTGCAAGCGGTCTGTATATGCCAAGCGCTAAGGAGCGAGACACTGCAGAGAAAACGGAAAGCAAAAGAACaccatcaaggggggggggggggggcggggcgtcgGAGGCCTGAAGAGAGacggaaagagaagagaagacagAGGGCACCTGGAGGCAGGAGACGTCAGACCAGaacctgcagcagctcgactcCAAGCCGCCGCATTCCCAGCGAGCCTCCCCCGTAACGAGCAACAgttttgagcatttttccagcaggggggggggggggggggggatattctAGACAAAATCTACACTGAATGGCCATATTAATCTCGCTGTCCTGTCCGGCTTGCGGCCTTGTCAATCAATCACTCAGAAGCTAATGTGcaaaccaacaaaaacaaaaactataaaTCCACCCGCACCATTCCAACGTGACCAAATTCAAAGTGAACAGTAgtgtctctcctccttcacGTAGTTCAAGTCCAGTTCTGCGCACGCGCACGTGCGCGGCCCGGGGCGCCGTCGCTCAGGAGCGCttgagcagcgccagcctctgcagcagctgcagctgcctgGACTTGAGCTGCTTCCTCTCCTGAGCCTTCAGCCTCTCGCCGGCGTGCAGCTGCCGCAGGTACTCCGTGGCCCGCGTCAGGATCGCCACCTTCGGCGTCTTGGGGCAGTTGGCCAGGCCCGGGATCTCGTCCCGCAGCGACAGGAAGCGCGAGCGCAGGTCGTTCCTCCGCTTGCGCTCCAGGAAGTTGTGCGCCTTGCGCTTGTCCGTGTCCTCGCAGTCAGACGACTGCGGGCTGGAGAGGTGGCAGAAGGAGTGGGGCTTCGACGGGGAGCTgtgggaggacgaggaggaggaagaggaggagggaggagacgaaggcgcagaggacgaggcaGGGGAGCAGGCGCCGAGGTCGGGCGACGCCGACCGCGCCCCGGTGGGCTTCCGGCCGTCCAAGTTCAGAGGGGCGTGGCCAGGCCGGGGCTGCTGATGGTGGGAGAGATGGTGCGGCTGCGAGGAGGCCTCCTGCCGGACCCTCTTCCGGGGCGGCTCCAGCGGCGctggcggcggcagcagcgtgtccggggagggggcggcgtagttgtgctgctgctggtgtatGGAGATGTGGAAACGCTTCATGCCCAGGTCCAGCGGATCCGCCCGCACCGTTATGGTCACTGGCTTGCGAGCGTTGACCAGTCGGCGAGGtttgcgctgctgctgctgctgcttgtgctcCACCGTCACCACATCGATCTCTtcttcgtcctcgtcctcctcatcatcatcatcatcatctgaaaGAACAGGAGGGGGAGCAATTAAAACATGTGGTtttgtcacaaaaacaaaaaaagccaaaacaCAGCGAACACACTGAGTCCAGCCTCCTGAAACCAATGAACACGCTCAAAGCCGCGCACGCTTGTCAAAGACGATCGACGGAGCGAGGAtgagaggcggcggcggcgcctcgACTGTGACGCCCTCAGGTGCAAATCGACATCTCTTCGACGACAGATGTTTCACTCTGCGCACGTCTGGAGCCATTTAGCTGCCCGATTCGACCAGAAACAAAAGGTTTTAAATAAGAGGAATGGTCTTATTGACTTTACTCTCCGCTGTACTCTCCGCtgaacacacacttttaaaGTAATTGCCCCCAGAGGCGTTGAATGCTCCAAAAGAAGTCATCTCTATATGAATAACACAGCAGAGAGGGACTTGAcaaagagatgggggggggggggggggcgcctatTATGTGCAACAGCAATTATACGACAGCAGATGTAATCTCATATCACAAGGCGCTCAGAACTGATTCCCTCAAGTTTCCGATGATCGCTCAAGCGCCTCTTCTTTGAGCGtgcattatccccccccccccccccccccccccggaacggGGCACAATGCCTGCCTCACACCCGCGTCAAAGAATTCTGCACGCCTAGCCGACCCTCCTAACCGGCTAATCCCGCTGCATTCACAGCGCGGCCTGCGACCGAATCCACCCACTGACACAATTGGCGCTGCAGCCTGTTGAGCGGTGGAATGCAGCAACAAGTTTCCCTTTGtgacattccacacacacacacacacacacagagacacacacacaccccgagaTCACATGGCAGCCTACACACAGATGTCCATCATCCAGGCTTCACGGAGAGGGAATGGATAAAGTCAAAAGCGCTGCAGTCTTCGGTGTGGCAACACTACGATAAAAACAGGGTCGATATACTTCAGTGTAACATAAGGttcaaacaataaaataaaaaataaaaaaggagtttAGTCTCATAGAATTCATGCCAAATGTGAGCCAGGGGGAGTGCAGGAGAGGACATTGTTATCATAAGTCAGACTGgaagacggggagagggagcagCTGGTCTGCTGGAGGCCGGCCAAGCAGATGTTTCAATGGGTGTGTCGGGTTGGAGCTTCCAGCATGTGTTGCATGCACCAAGCTCAACGCAATGCAGTCATGTGCCATGCCAATCCTCGGTGTGAGATAATGGCCAATCACAGCAAATATCTACTCttactatactatatataaaaaatgagaaCCGAGTAACTCTCACAAAGCACATTTAGACAGCAAAGCAGATCTTGCTTTTGGAAAATTATTAAAACaacagtagaagaagaagaagaagcttccATATAAAAAGGGTGTCATTATGATCATCAAgtatatctcacacacacacacacaaacaaacttgtGTGTACTATAGTGAAACGCTCCAATACATCCAAGTACCACATTACACATTCAGACCGGTACTGACCTGAGGAGTCGGTGTGAGACTCGGAACCTGAGGACACTGGCTTCTTGCAGCCCCCGGTTAGCGGGAAGGTGAGCACGGCGGCCGGGTCCACGCAGTCCGCCGCCAGTCCGCTGACGGCCGACGCGTCTGCGGGGGGACACGGCGCCCTCCCCGGGGACGCGACCGCAGCCTTGGCGGCCGCCGCAGCAGTCGTTGTCCCGGGACAGGAGGCGCAGCGctcccccaccaccctctccAGCTGCTGTCCGGCGGAGAAGCAGCTCCACATGCAGTCCTGGATGATGATCGAGCTCAGGTTCCCGAAGGAGTCACTGGACGCGCTCAGCTTGCAGGGaaggtcctgctgctgctgctgctcgtcctcCTGCCCCAAGAACTGAGACACCCACTCCAGCTTGTCCCCGAGCGACGGGCACAGCAACCCGACCCTGCCCGGCCCTTCCACCGCCCGGATGGGGCTCATGGGCGGGGTCGGCACCAGCTCGAATTTCTTCCATATGTCCTCGCTGGGCGCCGTGGACTTGAAGAAATCCTCGTCCGGGTCGTGGTGGTCGTCGTAGAAATAATGTTGGTAGTGGTCGAGGTGCTCCATGTCCCAGTTTTCATAACGAGGCGCGGTGGTGCTGATGCCCGGCATGGGGGCTGCAGGCGAGGaggggtgtggtggtggtggtatgtgtgtgtgtgtgtgtgtgtgtgtgtgtgtgtgtgtgtgtgtgtgtgtgtgtgtgggggggggggggggggttcgggtgGATCACTCCCTGCTCCCTCTGTCTGCAGAGAGATGGAGCCAACAGTTGGGTCAGAATTGAGCTTCGCCAAAACACGCACTCGCGCGCACGCTGGGGTGAATTAAACCAGGTCTGTTACGGATAAACATCGTGCCGCCCTTCAAGGTGACGCCGCCCGATGTCAAACGGTTAAACGGAGTCCCTTCAGCCAATTAACGCAAGGTGTGCCAATTAAAGTTTACTGAGGAAGTTAAGCAACTCAGAGAAGTTTCGCAACGGAGTGTCCTTACataacacacagagagagagaggaggaggtacTTTCTATTTTCTGCTCACTTAAATCAGAAATAGATTAATTGGATAGACAGGTACCGGTCCCGGCCGCCTCCGACAGCGTAGTCGCGTGCAAAAGGGTTTACTTCGCTCCTCCTCGGTTCAACTCCTTCCTCCGAGTCGAAATTCAGCTGCGGCTCATCAGTTAATTACGCAACAGGCGCGCCGGGAaagctgcaaaaagaaaaaaccccgCCGCGGACCGTTTAACCTAATTTAGTGCTGTTAAACACCCTTTCGCGAGAGAAGTTGGTGTGGAATAGAAGCGACTGTTACCTGGTGTGGAGAGCGAAAAACCCGCGCGCGTCCTCATAGATCCGCTGTGCGCGATATCCGTGtcccgaaaaaaaaagaagaaaaaaaaaccggGCAGCAGCGGCTTCAATGACTCCTTAAGTGTGAGCTCCCTTAAATGAGAGCGCTTCCACCGGGGCGTCTTCTTCACGGTTGTAAACGCTTGTtgtggcgcggggggggggggggggtggagggtggtggtggtggttcgcgaggagggaggggagagagagggggggggggcgtccgttTGGTCGCAGTCCCGCCGCGCAGAAAGGGGGGCCGGATGTGCTTCGGCTGCGGTCACTTTCTTTTGCCGACTCCTGCGCTAAATGGTCTGGGGGAAGGAGAGTTGGCTGTTATGCATAAAGGGGCGGGGCGTAGTAGGAGAGCCACGCCCCGTGGTTTAAAGGCGCAGCACGCgcaataaaatagaaaaagaaaaaagaaacgccCCGCTTCTGGTGCTCCGCGGAGGTGATTTAAAGGCGCTGGTTTTTAATGGGATGGCGATTCCTCTGTGATGAACTCATTAACACgtgacacggacacacaaaacacgcacTTTTGTTTAATTATCCCGTGGGGGgagctgtatgtgtgtgtgtgcgggggggggggggggggggggggggcatctgtcCGGAATAACAGCTGCAGCATCCGATGCATCACCACAGTCTCTGGAATCAATATGTAGCTTATGATGTagagtgcacccccccccccccccaccccctttctcCAGCACCCCCCCTCAGGGAGACATTATGGAAGCAACCCTCTGTGTCACCTCGACAGCTgtacacgcacgcgcgcacacacacacacacacacacacaactgctgactcttgttttattcttcttcttttccttttggaGCCTCACTAAACTTTGGCACACTCGCTCTTGAGGatggtgattgagaaacatcctttttttttacaactgggagatgcccccccccctacacacacacacacacacacacaactgctgactcttgttttattcttcttcttttccttttggaGCCTCACTAAACTTTGGCACA
This genomic interval from Pungitius pungitius chromosome 17, fPunPun2.1, whole genome shotgun sequence contains the following:
- the myclb gene encoding protein L-Myc-1b — translated: MPGISTTAPRYENWDMEHLDHYQHYFYDDHHDPDEDFFKSTAPSEDIWKKFELVPTPPMSPIRAVEGPGRVGLLCPSLGDKLEWVSQFLGQEDEQQQQQDLPCKLSASSDSFGNLSSIIIQDCMWSCFSAGQQLERVVGERCASCPGTTTAAAAAKAAVASPGRAPCPPADASAVSGLAADCVDPAAVLTFPLTGGCKKPVSSGSESHTDSSDDDDDDEEDEDEEEIDVVTVEHKQQQQQRKPRRLVNARKPVTITVRADPLDLGMKRFHISIHQQQHNYAAPSPDTLLPPPAPLEPPRKRVRQEASSQPHHLSHHQQPRPGHAPLNLDGRKPTGARSASPDLGACSPASSSAPSSPPSSSSSSSSSHSSPSKPHSFCHLSSPQSSDCEDTDKRKAHNFLERKRRNDLRSRFLSLRDEIPGLANCPKTPKVAILTRATEYLRQLHAGERLKAQERKQLKSRQLQLLQRLALLKRS